In a genomic window of Gouania willdenowi chromosome 11, fGouWil2.1, whole genome shotgun sequence:
- the LOC114472344 gene encoding sclerostin domain-containing protein 1-like yields the protein MFHPSQGSVLMMLLSISISIIITTATAVHNNATESGTLHLHLHPSTHTQPTQEESNQARNGGRTSSDAVRTGLEQSQVGCRELRSTKYISDGQCTSINPIKELVCAGECLPNHLLPNWIGAAAYSGKYWSRRDSQEWRCIIDRTTTQRIRLQCHDGSTRTYKITVVQSCKCKRYTRQLNNSGQKDTAAHRGKLRRNQDKANPEELPETQSNN from the exons ATGTTCCATCCATCCCAGGGCTCTGTGCTCATGATGCTGCtgagcatcagcatcagcattatcattactactgctactgctgttCACAACAACGCCACAGAGTCTGGaaccctccacctccacctccaccccagcacacacacgcagccGACCCAGGAGGAGAGCAACCAGGCCAGGAATGGAGGGAGGACATCATCTGATGCTGTGCGTACGG GTCTAGAGCAGAGCCAGGTGGGCTGCAGGGAGCTGAGATCCACTAAGTACATCTCAGACGGCCAGTGCACCAGCATCAACCCCATCAAGGAGCTGGTGTGTGCCGGGGAGTGTCTACCCAACCACCTCCTGCCCAACTGGATTGGGGCGGCGGCCTACTCCGGGAAGTACTGGAGCCGCCGCGACTCCCAGGAGTGGCGCTGCATCATTGATCGCACCACCACACAACGGATTCGCCTCCAATGCCACGACGGCAGCACCAGAACCTACAAGATCACCGTGGTGCAGTCGTGCAAGTGCAAGCGTTACACCCGACAGCTCAATAACTCTGGACAGAAAGACACTGCTGCTCATCGTGGGAAACTAAGGAGAAACCAAGACAAGGCAAACCCAGAGGAACTCCCTGAGACGCAGTCTAACAATTAG